A window of the Butyricimonas faecalis genome harbors these coding sequences:
- a CDS encoding AraC family transcriptional regulator: MDVVTYKFLMGTSAFVIALLGGMLAATTIQPGCGLEKLRKARNILVPSYFVLALLSFVCCFTGYDRHIESGTTLLVASFQALLFTMSMLVFIRPNVVRWGVVLRQAGVIAAGGVILFGVLFWCTDYYSRIFYAGMVAYIIQLMIYTRQFMLAYRRTVHDVEDYYDNDEEYRLSWIKMGFYSALGIGIMVIPVLFFTALYQYFVPLYVLYYGFMVMWFVNYYSKMKFVLPVIMLAPPEAIGNVQESPGEITTMASAEEEQLLKEKLQRYIDEKEYCQKDISSGCVADSLGVSLLFFRQYMKMYHGMDFRSWRKELRLREATRLFDEHAGYGIDEVCGKVGYNNCSNFNRDFKQVTGMTPKCYQKRVNEERRDAQAGEDGC, from the coding sequence ATGGATGTCGTAACCTATAAATTTTTGATGGGAACCTCGGCTTTCGTGATCGCGTTGCTCGGGGGGATGCTGGCGGCTACGACAATACAGCCGGGATGCGGCTTGGAAAAGTTGCGTAAGGCACGTAATATTCTTGTGCCATCGTATTTCGTGTTGGCTCTTCTCAGTTTCGTGTGTTGTTTCACGGGATATGATCGTCATATCGAATCTGGCACCACACTTTTGGTCGCTTCGTTTCAGGCTTTACTTTTTACGATGTCCATGCTGGTTTTTATACGTCCGAATGTAGTCCGGTGGGGAGTCGTGCTCCGGCAGGCAGGCGTGATCGCGGCAGGGGGTGTAATCTTGTTTGGAGTCCTGTTTTGGTGTACCGACTATTATTCGAGAATTTTTTACGCGGGCATGGTTGCTTATATTATCCAACTGATGATTTATACGCGGCAATTCATGTTGGCATACCGCCGGACGGTGCATGACGTGGAGGACTATTATGACAATGACGAGGAATATCGTCTGTCGTGGATAAAAATGGGGTTCTATAGCGCGTTGGGTATCGGCATCATGGTTATACCCGTGTTATTTTTTACCGCGTTGTACCAATATTTCGTCCCGTTGTACGTGCTTTACTATGGTTTCATGGTGATGTGGTTTGTTAATTACTATAGCAAAATGAAGTTTGTGCTTCCGGTCATCATGCTTGCTCCCCCGGAAGCGATTGGCAACGTGCAAGAGTCCCCCGGTGAGATCACGACAATGGCTTCTGCCGAAGAGGAACAGTTGTTAAAAGAGAAATTACAGAGATACATAGACGAAAAAGAGTACTGCCAAAAAGATATTTCTTCCGGTTGCGTGGCGGATTCTTTGGGGGTAAGTCTGTTGTTTTTTCGACAATACATGAAAATGTATCATGGGATGGATTTTCGTTCATGGCGTAAAGAGTTGCGTTTACGCGAGGCAACCCGGTTGTTTGACGAACATGCGGGATACGGCATAGACGAAGTCTGTGGAAAAGTAGGTTACAATAATTGCAGTAATTTCAACCGGGATTTTAAACAGGTGACAGGGATGACACCCAAATGTTATCAGAAGAGAGTGAACGAGGAACGTCGCGATGCGCAAGCGGGGGAAGACGGATGTTGA
- a CDS encoding leucine-rich repeat protein: MMKNNLFLLALATLLLVSCNKDKGNHLEDDDNVVQITASIDGTADGGTVSAGRATVDNDGEGTFDPGDTWGLYTYTTKGDYMNANTEYKYEETILYWKDLSETEAVTFSAYYPHITEEIADPEAYIYKPWNHTDDLLHATATASKGETVALTFKHLMHRLVVNLIAGEGMEGVDLSSALINSMARDGMPTMLLGVEVNLLTGAVSYNSTTDGINLSNGFNGNADWIVAPQDLTAGEEWLKITVSKDGNEDVWYYHVPADLNTAEPGNQTRLESGKRLTLNLTLKKNQQTGKTEVELTASEISGWGDGGTITDEVAIGGDASGVTTYEALLAALKTGGASADAPTLVTLGSDITIPAGGDYNTPSMTDNGYFKIDGGGHTLTWEQGSYYFLGNANATPNAVYIEFANINLVQQDLYMGAVICMYNGKITLSGNVTLNGGGMIMAVGKESALELGDGSELSYATGSSLCASVMNGATLVLNGGTIAAGTYIDLGYNLASLVSYPLISVSKALTGDVHLYLGLPGVTPIAQGTGGYQLTQTDCDRLKVNPESMVSLYGEQTRKYGDKFELYLASEDRQIKLRRKNLPPGISGNINMTGMTAEEAKAAIENALDAEFTELKLTGELSKIGMGGNWGTFANNPRITKCDLSGVTGWGTPATLPERAFLNCTALQEVVLPNDVQVIGENAFYGCASLTAVNLSQVTRIEQRAFRGCVLLEALTLDNVAAIGLEAFFGCASLQTLKLPKCTKFANYIVTGCSSLTRIEVTAAGNIVHIEDGDDIEHYAVFLNRTPVHSGENAFNPAKCDLVLNADKHPDTGAALPKATANGEWTITADAHFMKWKSIAFQQ, encoded by the coding sequence ATGATGAAAAACAATCTATTTCTACTTGCACTGGCAACGCTGTTGCTTGTCTCGTGCAATAAAGACAAAGGTAATCACCTGGAAGACGATGACAACGTAGTACAAATCACCGCCTCGATCGACGGCACTGCCGATGGCGGAACGGTATCCGCGGGGCGTGCGACAGTCGATAATGACGGGGAAGGTACATTCGACCCCGGCGACACGTGGGGACTTTACACGTACACGACCAAAGGCGATTACATGAATGCCAATACGGAATACAAGTACGAGGAAACCATTTTGTACTGGAAAGATCTCAGTGAGACGGAAGCGGTGACTTTCTCCGCCTACTATCCGCACATCACGGAAGAGATTGCTGATCCGGAGGCGTACATATATAAGCCGTGGAACCACACGGATGACCTGCTCCACGCCACTGCCACAGCAAGCAAGGGTGAGACGGTGGCACTGACATTCAAGCATCTGATGCACCGGCTCGTTGTCAACTTGATTGCCGGAGAGGGCATGGAAGGGGTGGACTTGTCTTCCGCGCTGATAAACTCCATGGCAAGAGATGGCATGCCAACGATGCTTCTCGGCGTGGAGGTAAACCTGCTGACCGGTGCGGTGAGCTATAACAGCACAACGGATGGTATAAACCTCTCCAACGGATTTAATGGCAATGCCGACTGGATAGTAGCGCCGCAAGACCTGACCGCCGGGGAGGAATGGCTCAAGATAACCGTAAGCAAGGATGGCAACGAGGATGTGTGGTACTATCATGTACCTGCCGACCTGAATACTGCCGAACCTGGTAACCAAACCCGTCTCGAAAGCGGCAAGCGGCTCACCCTCAACCTCACGCTGAAAAAGAACCAGCAGACGGGAAAGACCGAGGTGGAACTGACCGCTTCCGAAATCTCCGGCTGGGGCGATGGCGGAACGATTACGGATGAAGTGGCGATAGGCGGTGATGCTTCCGGTGTCACTACCTACGAAGCCCTGCTCGCTGCCCTGAAGACGGGTGGCGCTTCGGCAGACGCTCCGACGCTTGTCACGCTGGGCAGTGATATTACGATACCCGCAGGCGGTGACTACAACACTCCTTCCATGACCGACAACGGCTATTTCAAAATAGACGGTGGCGGACATACCCTGACTTGGGAGCAAGGTAGTTACTATTTTCTCGGCAATGCCAATGCCACACCCAATGCCGTTTATATCGAATTTGCCAATATCAATTTGGTTCAGCAAGATTTGTACATGGGTGCCGTGATATGTATGTATAATGGTAAGATTACGCTGAGTGGGAATGTGACATTGAACGGGGGTGGTATGATTATGGCTGTTGGCAAGGAGTCGGCATTGGAATTAGGTGACGGCTCCGAATTGTCTTATGCGACAGGTAGTTCGCTCTGTGCATCCGTCATGAATGGCGCCACTCTCGTGTTGAACGGAGGAACGATCGCCGCCGGGACTTACATAGATTTAGGCTACAATCTTGCCTCGCTCGTTTCCTATCCCCTTATCTCCGTTTCGAAAGCCCTCACGGGTGATGTGCACCTCTATCTCGGTCTGCCCGGTGTAACCCCCATCGCCCAAGGAACCGGTGGTTACCAACTGACGCAGACGGACTGCGACCGGCTGAAAGTGAATCCGGAGTCGATGGTCAGCCTTTATGGAGAACAAACGAGGAAATATGGTGATAAGTTTGAACTTTATCTCGCTTCGGAGGATAGGCAAATCAAGTTGCGCAGAAAAAATCTTCCACCCGGTATCTCCGGTAATATCAATATGACCGGCATGACTGCCGAGGAGGCAAAGGCTGCCATTGAGAATGCTCTTGATGCGGAGTTCACCGAACTCAAGTTGACGGGCGAACTTTCCAAGATAGGAATGGGCGGTAATTGGGGTACATTTGCCAATAACCCCCGAATCACGAAATGTGACCTCAGCGGAGTGACGGGTTGGGGAACACCGGCAACTTTGCCCGAACGCGCTTTCCTGAATTGCACCGCCTTGCAGGAAGTGGTGCTTCCCAATGACGTGCAGGTAATCGGAGAGAATGCCTTTTACGGCTGCGCTTCGCTGACAGCGGTGAATCTTTCGCAGGTTACCCGGATTGAACAAAGAGCATTTCGGGGTTGCGTTTTACTGGAGGCACTCACATTGGATAATGTGGCTGCGATAGGCTTGGAGGCCTTCTTTGGATGCGCGTCTCTACAGACACTTAAACTGCCGAAGTGTACGAAATTCGCCAATTATATCGTAACGGGTTGCAGCAGCCTTACTCGGATAGAGGTTACTGCAGCCGGAAATATCGTTCACATAGAAGATGGTGACGATATAGAGCATTACGCTGTTTTTCTCAATAGAACCCCCGTTCATTCCGGAGAGAACGCATTCAATCCCGCCAAGTGTGACCTTGTGCTGAATGCGGACAAGCATCCCGATACCGGTGCGGCTCTCCCCAAAGCCACAGCCAACGGTGAATGGACGATTACGGCCGATGCGCATTTCATGAAATGGAAAAGCATTGCTTTCCAGCAGTAG
- a CDS encoding fimbrillin family protein, whose amino-acid sequence MKNKKSNIPAFVSTIGLAYLLLLAGCSQDDVQTPDDGTKDGNAIRFTSTIIDFTGSDAANDPETRATINPDGTGSFTNGDQIRLWTYMVDFPDFIISDMSEMYTLTNNGNTWDGFTPTWDELGEPTDERRRFFSAHYPQQTWGSSDSEFEFSVATDQSIIEAYEASDLLEAQSRYSEKPQDGTVNLSFYHAMARVTVKLVEGSGVSAEEVDQATIILKNMAIRCTRKYSGDTETDVTLRDDIIPRKSDSSGTNTFYALVPPHSVGNGLEIEITVSGKVISYKTMELKYLVSGNEYLITLTLTNSGGGVSADSGSGDNYSPGGGIDY is encoded by the coding sequence ATGAAGAATAAGAAATCAAACATTCCGGCGTTCGTTTCCACTATCGGATTAGCGTACCTTCTCCTGTTGGCAGGCTGCTCGCAGGACGATGTGCAAACTCCGGACGATGGCACGAAAGATGGCAATGCCATCCGCTTTACCTCCACCATCATCGACTTCACGGGCAGTGATGCCGCCAATGACCCCGAAACACGTGCCACCATCAATCCGGACGGAACGGGCAGTTTCACCAACGGCGACCAAATAAGGCTTTGGACTTACATGGTCGACTTTCCCGACTTCATTATCAGTGATATGAGCGAGATGTATACCCTGACCAATAATGGCAACACGTGGGATGGTTTCACCCCAACTTGGGACGAGTTGGGAGAGCCGACAGACGAACGGCGGCGTTTTTTCTCCGCCCACTATCCCCAACAGACATGGGGCAGTTCCGATAGCGAGTTTGAGTTCAGCGTTGCAACTGACCAAAGCATCATCGAAGCCTATGAAGCCTCCGACCTGCTGGAAGCCCAATCAAGATACTCGGAAAAGCCGCAGGACGGCACCGTGAATCTCTCTTTTTATCACGCGATGGCAAGAGTCACGGTGAAGCTCGTGGAAGGAAGCGGGGTATCTGCGGAGGAGGTAGACCAGGCCACAATCATCCTTAAAAACATGGCTATCCGTTGTACAAGAAAGTATTCCGGGGATACGGAGACAGACGTAACGTTACGCGATGATATTATCCCGAGAAAATCGGACAGCTCCGGTACAAACACGTTCTATGCCCTTGTTCCCCCGCATTCGGTGGGAAATGGATTGGAAATTGAAATCACCGTTTCCGGCAAGGTGATAAGCTATAAAACGATGGAATTGAAATACCTTGTCAGTGGTAATGAATACCTCATCACCCTTACGCTGACTAACAGCGGGGGAGGTGTAAGTGCCGACAGCGGTAGCGGCGATAACTACTCCCCCGGAGGAGGTATCGACTATTGA